One genomic region from Athalia rosae chromosome 3, iyAthRosa1.1, whole genome shotgun sequence encodes:
- the LOC105689825 gene encoding protein O-glucosyltransferase 2-like isoform X1 codes for MKYCYFIFYCLCREVLMTKNDIDEIIPSKTLVWGPGLHPQAIVMRARYIFLQLRDKNEQNIAVSAEEGIISVLMVGQTLVGSPCRIWKQILNRKDGSFIIRYRLYETCVNLEIVIKVKNEHLPMSPLFFKGPVYEEECYCPYENLSDWLESYKCPQNYSQIQSDLEPFTNIDFNIIRNDIIKEFNHPNSVSICHYIIRSNKVYRYCYGQHVGFKIFMDAILLSLARKVRLPDIELFVNLGDWPLVSNTATVYPIFSWCGSDDTKDIVMPTYDITESSLENMGRVMLDTLSVQGNTKLSWSSKIEKLFWRGRDSCRERLDLIDISRKYPDLINASITNFFFFKSEMDKYGPKQNHTSLFNFFDYKYQLNIDGTVASYRFPYLLAGDSLVFKQESKYYEFFYKQLKPYGHYIPIKRDLTDIVEKIRWAKKHDDVAYKISRAGQFFARENLMPQNIFCYHAILIKEWSSRLKNKVVVLDGMEEVPQPQNSCKCRPSDSNGKRVREEL; via the exons ATGAAGTACTGTTACTTTATCTTTTACTGCCTCTGTCGAGAAGTACTTatgacaaaaaatgacattgatGAGATTATTCCTTCGAAGACTCTTGTTTGGGGGCCTGGTCTACATCCACAAGCAATTGTGATGCGTGCTCGTTACATATTTCTACAATTGCGGgataaaaacgaacaaaa CATCGCTGTGTCTGCTGAAGAAGGAATTATATCAGTGTTGATGGTAGGACAAACACTTGTTGGAAGTCCATGTCGCATCTGGAAACAAATTTTGAATCGGAAGGACGGAAGTTTCATTATTCGTTACAGACTCTATGAAACATGTGTCAATCTTGAAATTGTTAtcaaagtgaaaaatgaacatttgCCAATGTCACCATTATTTTTTAAGG GTCCAGTATATGAGGAAGAATGTTATTGTCCATATGAAAATCTATCCGACTGGTTAGAGAGTTACAAATGTCCACAAAATTATAGTCAAATACAGTCGGATCTTGAGCCATTCACAAACATAGATTTCAACATTATTCGGAATGATATTATCAAAGAATTTAACCACCCAAACAGTGTCAGTATTTGTCACTATATCATCCGATCAAATAAG GTCTACAGATACTGCTATGGACAGCACGTGGGATTCAAGATATTCATGGATGCCATTTTACTGTCTCTGGCACGAAAAGTCAGACTACCGGACATAGAATTGTTCGTCAACTTGGGAGATTGGCCTCTAGTTTCAAACACCGCGACAGTATATCCCATATTCTCTTGGTGTGGCTCCGATGATACTAAAGACATTGTGATGCCCACTTATGATATCACAGAATCATCGCTCGAAAATATGGGAAG GGTCATGTTAGACACGCTATCTGTTCAAGGAAATACCAAGTTATCATGGAGTAGTAAAATAGAAAAGCTCTTTTGGCGAGGACGTGACTCCTGCAGAGAACGCTTAGATTTGATAGACATCTCGCGAAAATATCCCGATTTGATCAATGCATccataacaaatttttttttcttcaaaagtgAAATGGATAAGTATGGACCGAAACAGAATCACACGTCTTTATTTAACTTCTTTGAT TATAAATATCAGTTGAATATTGACGGCACCGTAGCATCTTATAGATTCCCTTATCTTCTGGCCGGAGATTCATTGGTATTCAAGCAGGAGTCTAAATACTACGAATTCTTCTACAAGCAGCTCAAGCCTTATGGTCATTACATTCCTATTAAACGTGATCTAACAGATATTGTAGAGAAGATCAGATGGGCCAAGAAACATGATGATGTAGCGTACAAGATATCCCGGGCTGGCCAATTCTTTGCTAGAGAAAACTTGATGCCTCAAAACATATTTTGTTACCACGCCATTCTAATCAAG GAATGGAGTAGCAGGTTGAAAAATAAGGTGGTTGTACTTGATGGCATGGAGGAGGTCCCGCAACCCCAAAATTCCTGCAA
- the LOC105689825 gene encoding protein O-glucosyltransferase 2-like isoform X2, with translation MVGQTLVGSPCRIWKQILNRKDGSFIIRYRLYETCVNLEIVIKVKNEHLPMSPLFFKGPVYEEECYCPYENLSDWLESYKCPQNYSQIQSDLEPFTNIDFNIIRNDIIKEFNHPNSVSICHYIIRSNKVYRYCYGQHVGFKIFMDAILLSLARKVRLPDIELFVNLGDWPLVSNTATVYPIFSWCGSDDTKDIVMPTYDITESSLENMGRVMLDTLSVQGNTKLSWSSKIEKLFWRGRDSCRERLDLIDISRKYPDLINASITNFFFFKSEMDKYGPKQNHTSLFNFFDYKYQLNIDGTVASYRFPYLLAGDSLVFKQESKYYEFFYKQLKPYGHYIPIKRDLTDIVEKIRWAKKHDDVAYKISRAGQFFARENLMPQNIFCYHAILIKEWSSRLKNKVVVLDGMEEVPQPQNSCKCRPSDSNGKRVREEL, from the exons ATGGTAGGACAAACACTTGTTGGAAGTCCATGTCGCATCTGGAAACAAATTTTGAATCGGAAGGACGGAAGTTTCATTATTCGTTACAGACTCTATGAAACATGTGTCAATCTTGAAATTGTTAtcaaagtgaaaaatgaacatttgCCAATGTCACCATTATTTTTTAAGG GTCCAGTATATGAGGAAGAATGTTATTGTCCATATGAAAATCTATCCGACTGGTTAGAGAGTTACAAATGTCCACAAAATTATAGTCAAATACAGTCGGATCTTGAGCCATTCACAAACATAGATTTCAACATTATTCGGAATGATATTATCAAAGAATTTAACCACCCAAACAGTGTCAGTATTTGTCACTATATCATCCGATCAAATAAG GTCTACAGATACTGCTATGGACAGCACGTGGGATTCAAGATATTCATGGATGCCATTTTACTGTCTCTGGCACGAAAAGTCAGACTACCGGACATAGAATTGTTCGTCAACTTGGGAGATTGGCCTCTAGTTTCAAACACCGCGACAGTATATCCCATATTCTCTTGGTGTGGCTCCGATGATACTAAAGACATTGTGATGCCCACTTATGATATCACAGAATCATCGCTCGAAAATATGGGAAG GGTCATGTTAGACACGCTATCTGTTCAAGGAAATACCAAGTTATCATGGAGTAGTAAAATAGAAAAGCTCTTTTGGCGAGGACGTGACTCCTGCAGAGAACGCTTAGATTTGATAGACATCTCGCGAAAATATCCCGATTTGATCAATGCATccataacaaatttttttttcttcaaaagtgAAATGGATAAGTATGGACCGAAACAGAATCACACGTCTTTATTTAACTTCTTTGAT TATAAATATCAGTTGAATATTGACGGCACCGTAGCATCTTATAGATTCCCTTATCTTCTGGCCGGAGATTCATTGGTATTCAAGCAGGAGTCTAAATACTACGAATTCTTCTACAAGCAGCTCAAGCCTTATGGTCATTACATTCCTATTAAACGTGATCTAACAGATATTGTAGAGAAGATCAGATGGGCCAAGAAACATGATGATGTAGCGTACAAGATATCCCGGGCTGGCCAATTCTTTGCTAGAGAAAACTTGATGCCTCAAAACATATTTTGTTACCACGCCATTCTAATCAAG GAATGGAGTAGCAGGTTGAAAAATAAGGTGGTTGTACTTGATGGCATGGAGGAGGTCCCGCAACCCCAAAATTCCTGCAA
- the LOC105689843 gene encoding probable 28S ribosomal protein S25, mitochondrial, whose product MPFMKGPAPIRRTLKFLQAGRLVLKDKIKIFSLNYNTAGKNHIGARDFVFWCLPQLQYKNPQVQVITFKNLTPTPFIKCYYDDGRHMLIDIDNKPKDEVLEHLISVIGKSDAVLAHEAVLAEKKDNPANFGIGCEKSCICEIPGQLPCPGLVPLPNMMRGKFKHATE is encoded by the exons ATGCCTTTTATGAAAGGGCCTGCACCGATCAGAAGGACCTTAAAATTTCTACAGGCCGGTAGACTAGTcttgaaagataaaataaaaatattttctttgaactATAATACTGCAGGCAAAAATCACATTGGTGCCAG GGACTTCGTGTTCTGGTGTCTACCTCAACTGCAGTACAAAAATCCACAAGTTCAAGTCATCACGTTCAAAAACTTGACACCAACCCCATTTATCAAATGCTATTACG ATGATGGCAGACACATGCTTATAGATATTGACAATAAGCCTAAAGATGAAGTGTTGGAGCATCTGATATCAGTTATCGGAAAATCAGATGCCGTTTTAGCCCATGAAGCTGTacttgcagaaaaaaaagacaatccTGCTAATTTTGGCATAGGATGTGAAAAAAGTTGCATTTGTGAAATTCCTGGACAACTTCCATGTCCAGGACTTGTTCCTTTACCTAACATGATGCGAGGAAAATTTAAGCATGCCACTGAATAA
- the LOC105689841 gene encoding probable RNA-binding protein 18 isoform X1, whose amino-acid sequence MTVYTILQSNLQISALPLDSAKSNNLEDRRLWVGNLDLRINEYQLLKLVQNHGKIEKFDLLFHRSGPQAGQPRGYAFVTYETSCDAVRAKHALHNVKIGAKTIVVRWAHSVNESDMDKPRPKIDIPALAGAKKENKKVSRETAIQAIEAKLKMMNESEEEFELNKPLVGASIVQQYQRPESVKPSTSNRCHNHRGARYQSNKPYNRSRPRR is encoded by the exons ATGACAGTCTATACGATTCTTCAG TCCAACCTTCAGATTTCTGCTCTCCCCTTGGATTCCGCGAAATCAAACAATCTGGAGGACCGAAGACTATGGGTGGGAAATTTGGATCTAAGAATTAATGA GTACCAACTTCTGAAACTCGTTCAAAACcatggaaaaatcgaaaagttcGACCTGCTATTTCACCGTTCGGGGCCACAAGCTGGCCAGCCCAGAGGATATGCATTTGTAACCTATGAGACTAGCTGTGATGCAGTGAGGGCAAAGCACGCACTTCATAATGTCAAGATTGGGGCTAAGACCATTGTTGTAAGATGGGCACATAGTGTGAACGAG AGTGACATGGATAAGCCAAGACCCAAGATTGATATCCCTGCATTGGCAGGGgctaagaaagaaaataaaaaagtcag TCGAGAAACCGCGATACAGGCAATCGAAGCTAAACTGAAGATGATGAACGAGTCTGAGGAGGAATTTGAGCTCAATAAGCCATTGGTTGGCGCATCGATAGTTCAGCAATACCAGAGACCTGAATCTGTGAAACCGTCCACCTCCAACAGATGCCACAATCATAGGGGTGCTCGGTACCAGAGCAACAAACCCTACAATCGATCTAGACCAAGAAGATAG
- the LOC105689841 gene encoding probable RNA-binding protein 18 isoform X2: protein MESNLQISALPLDSAKSNNLEDRRLWVGNLDLRINEYQLLKLVQNHGKIEKFDLLFHRSGPQAGQPRGYAFVTYETSCDAVRAKHALHNVKIGAKTIVVRWAHSVNESDMDKPRPKIDIPALAGAKKENKKVSRETAIQAIEAKLKMMNESEEEFELNKPLVGASIVQQYQRPESVKPSTSNRCHNHRGARYQSNKPYNRSRPRR, encoded by the exons ATGGAG TCCAACCTTCAGATTTCTGCTCTCCCCTTGGATTCCGCGAAATCAAACAATCTGGAGGACCGAAGACTATGGGTGGGAAATTTGGATCTAAGAATTAATGA GTACCAACTTCTGAAACTCGTTCAAAACcatggaaaaatcgaaaagttcGACCTGCTATTTCACCGTTCGGGGCCACAAGCTGGCCAGCCCAGAGGATATGCATTTGTAACCTATGAGACTAGCTGTGATGCAGTGAGGGCAAAGCACGCACTTCATAATGTCAAGATTGGGGCTAAGACCATTGTTGTAAGATGGGCACATAGTGTGAACGAG AGTGACATGGATAAGCCAAGACCCAAGATTGATATCCCTGCATTGGCAGGGgctaagaaagaaaataaaaaagtcag TCGAGAAACCGCGATACAGGCAATCGAAGCTAAACTGAAGATGATGAACGAGTCTGAGGAGGAATTTGAGCTCAATAAGCCATTGGTTGGCGCATCGATAGTTCAGCAATACCAGAGACCTGAATCTGTGAAACCGTCCACCTCCAACAGATGCCACAATCATAGGGGTGCTCGGTACCAGAGCAACAAACCCTACAATCGATCTAGACCAAGAAGATAG
- the LOC105689844 gene encoding protein SYS1 homolog, protein MHNISGQFRKTTWDPILIIAQIVAVQSTMYVCLGIWISIVVSLLGSTKSLDYAFQYSEIHVRDFGGKMMITIFVLNALIGALALWWIVQRTKQCMDFACTAHLIHLFCCWGYNCSFPTTFSWWCLNIVSVSIMCVCGEFLCLRTELQAIPLGMNTQKTAL, encoded by the coding sequence ATGCATAATATATCTGGACAGTTCCGGAAGACAACTTGGGATCCTATCTTAATAATTGCCCAAATAGTTGCTGTTCAAAGCACAATGTATGTTTGCTTGGGAATCTGGATATCGATTGTTGTATCACTCCTCGGATCAACAAAATCTCTTGATTATGCATTTCAATATAGTGAAATTCACGTTCGTGACTTTGGGGGAAAAATGATGATCACAATATTTGTGCTTAACGCGTTAATAGGGGCTCTAGCTCTATGGTGGATTGTTCAAAGAACTAAACAGTGTATGGACTTTGCATGTACAGCGCATTTAATCCACCTGTTTTGCTGTTGGGGTTACAACTGCAGTTTCCCAACAACTTTCAGCTGGTGGTGTTTGAATATTGTTTCTGTAAGCATAATGTGTGTTTGCGGAGAATTTTTGTGCTTAAGAACGGAACTCCAAGCAATTCCATTGGGAATGAACACCCAAAAAACAGCTTTGTAA
- the LOC105689845 gene encoding NADH dehydrogenase [ubiquinone] iron-sulfur protein 6, mitochondrial, protein MANKKIVCLLANHTNFYKINLSTLTTGIRNKSSWESVEKETHTGQKWDKDDYRLVRFVDKPKHVNPNWAIDLIAEVPPTQTDKRVIACDGGGGPTGHPKVYINLDKPGAHACGYCGLRFFKEDIHH, encoded by the exons atggcgaacaaaaaaatcgtctGTCTGCTTGCAAATCATACGAACTTTTACAAGATAAATCTATCAACTTTGACTACTGGGATAAGGAATAAATCTTCTTGGGAGTcggttgaaaaagaaactcacACTGGCCAG AAATGGGATAAAGATGATTATAGGCTGGTCAGGTTTGTGGACAAACCAAAGCATGTGAATCCCAACTGGGCAATCGACTTAATAGCTGAGGTTCCTCCTACTCAAACAGATAAAAGGGTTATTGCCTGTGACGGAGGTGGTGGGCCCACCGGCCATCCTAAAGTCTATATAAATCtg GATAAGCCTGGGGCACACGCCTGCGGGTACTGTGGCCTCAGATTCTTCAAGGAAGATATCCACCACTAA
- the LOC105689842 gene encoding thioredoxin reductase-like selenoprotein T homolog CG3887, with protein MYAFKLGLSYLMLICVLGANTAGEDDIPLSRIGANAGPTLKFFYCYSCGYRKVFDDYVGILQQKYPGLKIDGENFNPAGYKLFMAKFLGVSKILVIVIILCGINIFAPFGLHQPSWWQWCTENRLYACMMLFFLCNAIEGQLIASGAFEILLNDVPVWSKLETGRIPQPPELFQIIDSHMQFRKSHVEHDGFST; from the exons ATGTACGCATTTAAGTTAGGACTGTCGTATTTAATGTTGATATGCGTCCTGGGCGCAAACACCGCTGGTGAGGACGACATTCCACTCTCTAGGATCGGAGCAAACGCGGGACCGACtctcaaatttttctattg CTACTCATGTGGCTACAGAAAGGTATTTGACGACTACGTTGGTATTCTGCAACAGAAATACCCTGGACTTAAAAttgatggagaaaattttaatccaGCTGGCTACAAGTTATTCATGGCAAAATTTTTG ggAGTTTCAAAGATCCTGGTAATTGTCATAATACTATGCGGCATTAACATATTTGCTCCCTTTGGCTTGCACCAACCATCCTGGTGGCAATGGTGTACTGAGAATCGCTTATATGCCTGCATGATGCTGTTCTTTCTCTGCAACGCCATTGAAGGACAATTAATTGCATCCGGTGCTTTCGAAATTCTGCTAAATG aTGTTCCTGTGTGGTCCAAATTGGAAACCGGCCGAATACCACAGCCTCCCGAATTGTTCCAGATCATCGACAGTCATATGCAGTTCAGAAAAAGTCACGTCGAACACGACGGTTTCAGCACATAG
- the LOC105689840 gene encoding N-terminal Xaa-Pro-Lys N-methyltransferase 1-A, producing the protein MADTEDQQTDEASDDFYTDAANYWSKVPATEDGMLGGFGFISKTDIGGSETFLSSIFKLKNPPGRKHALDCGSGIGRISKYLLTVHFDHVDLVEQNSEFLDIARTYLEDRGKKIGEVFAMGLQEFCPDARKYDIIWCQWVLGHLKDDDFVRFFNNCRTGLKENGMIVVKENTTSSNNVEVDTVDSSVTRPIDKLRQLFDQAGLISIKEQQQSKLPQGLYPVHMFALRPKGTVKNFQKCIRQ; encoded by the exons ATGGCTGATACAGAAGACCAACAGACCGACGAGGCGTCTGATGACTTTTATACCGATGCTGCTAATTACTGGTCCAAGGTTCCTGCAACCGAAGATGGGATGCTAGGTGGTTTCGGATTCATTTCAAAGACAGATATTGGAGGATCGGaaacatttttatcatcgatatTCAAG TTAAAAAATCCCCCTGGACGAAAACACGCTTTGGACTGCGGTTCTGGAATAGGTCGCATTTCGAAGTACTTACTCACTGTACACTTCGATCATGTCGACCTTGTTGAACAAAATTCTGAGTTCCTAGATATCGCTAGAACTTATCTTGAGGATCGtggcaaaaaaattggagaagtcTTTGCAATGG GCTTGCAAGAGTTTTGCCCAGATGCCAGAAAGTATGATATTATATGGTGCCAATGGGTATTAGGACACCTTAAAGATGATGATTTTGTAAGATTCTTCAATAATTGTCG GACAGGGCTCAAAGAGAATGGTATGATCGTAGTCAAAGAAAATACAACCAGTTCAAACAATGTAGAAGTGGATACTGTGGATTCATCAGTAACACGGCCAATTGACAAACTGCGGCAACTCTTTGACCAAGCTGGATTAATTTCGATAAAAGAGCAACAACAATCTAAACTACCGCAAGGCCTCTATCCAGTTCACATGTTTGCACTACGTCCCAAAGGaacagtgaaaaatttccaaaagtgCATCCGGCAGtaa
- the LOC105689839 gene encoding heparin sulfate O-sulfotransferase: MVPRSISVQWITAVSLFFIILYLKVKINYLEESTRTLQNALVQVQKQNNGAREIHKEHESQPDFEDVVVIYNRVPKTGSTSFVGIVYDLCKQNKYHSLHINVTNNMHTLTLLNQVKFVNNITRWDAMKPAFYHGHIAFLNFAKFGVQRAPLYINLLRKPLDRFVSYYYFLRYGDNFRPHLIRKKHGDTKTFDECVELGQPDCDPNNMWLQVPFLCGHEPGCWEVGSQWALAEAKRNLEQHYLLVGVTEELSDFVQILQAILPRFFKGAYHHFTDNSKSHLRQTTQKVDPLPETVEKIKKSQVWQMEMELYVYALNHFHAVKKRIVSATPQEANQHFMYEKIRPK, encoded by the exons ATGGTACCAAGAAGTATTTCAGTACAGTGGATTACCGCGGTATCGttgtttttcataattttgtatttgaaagtgaaaatcaattatttagAAGAAAGTACTAggacgttac AGAATGCTCTAGTCCAGGTCCAAAAGCAAAACAATGGTGCCCGGGAAATACATAAGGAGCATGAGTCACAGCCTGACTTTGAGGATGTTGTAGTGATATATAACAGAGTGCCAAAGACTGGTTCCACTAGTTTTGTTGGCATAGTTTATGATCTATGCAAGCAAAACAAGTACCATTCCCTACACATCAATGTCACTAATAACATGCATACTCTCACGCTCCTAAATCAG GTAAAATTTGTGAATAACATTACTAGATGGGATGCTATGAAGCCAGCTTTTTATCATGGGCACATagcatttttgaattttgcaaA ATTTGGGGTCCAACGAGCTCCACTTTATATAAATCTATTGAGAAAACCTTTAGATAGATTTGTAtcctattattattttctgagATATGGAGATAACTTTCGACCACATCTGATTAGGAAAAAGCATGGAGACACAAAG ACATTTGATGAATGTGTCGAACTTGGACAACCTGACTGCGATCCAAACAATATGTGGCTTCAAGTACCTTTCCTATGTGGACATGAGCCTGGTTGTTG GGAAGTTGGAAGTCAATGGGCCCTGGCAGAAGCCAAAAGAAATTTAGAGCAACACTATCTTCTCGTTGGAGTTACTGAGGAATTGTCAGACTTTGTTCAAATTCTGCAGGCTATTTTACCACGATTTTTCAAGGGAGCTTACCACCACTTTACAGATA ACAGCAAGTCTCATTTGAGACAAACCACTCAAAAAGTTGATCCACTCCCTGAAactgtggaaaaaattaaaaagtctCAGGTCTGGCAAATGGAAATGGAATTGTACGTGTATGCTTTGAATCATTTTCACGCTGTGAAAAAACGGATAGTAAGTGCGACACCTCAAGAAGCTAATCAGCACTTCatgtacgaaaaaattcgaccGAAATGA
- the LOC105689898 gene encoding 60S ribosomal protein L35, with amino-acid sequence MGKVKCSELRTKDKKELLKQLDELKTELTNLRVAKVTGGAASKLSKIRVVRKAIARVYIVMHQKQKENLRLLFKNKKYKPLDLRPKKTRAIRRALTPYQASRKTLKEIRKKSAFPSRKYAVKA; translated from the exons ATG GGTAAGGTAAAATGCTCGGAGCTGAGGACTAAAGACAAGAAGGAGCTGCTTAAGCAGCTCGACGAGTTGAAGACAGAACTCACAAACTTGAGAGTTGCAAAAGTGACAGGAGGAGCTGCGTCAAAACTCTCCAAAAT TCGCGTGGTACGCAAGGCTATTGCACGAGTTTACATCGTTATGCACCAGAAACAGAAGGAGAACTTGCGCCTGTTATTCAAGAACAAGAAGTACAAGCCATTAGACCTGAGGCCAAAAAAAACCAGAGCTATTCGTAGGGCATTAACGCCATATCAGGCTAGTCGTAAGACTCTTAAAGAAATTCGCAAGAAATCAGCTTTCCCAAGTCGGAAGTATGCTGTCAAAGCGTAA